The genomic DNA CTGCAACTGTACACCGAAAACCGTGGCCTGTCGTGGTGCATCGGCGGTCAGTGGGGTTGGCGCAATGCTACCACCCTGCCGAACATACTGAAAATGTTCAATCCGAAGGTATGCTTTCATCGGCCACATCCGGTTTCGAAGTTCAACGTACGATAAAGGCAcggtttttttccctccgttTCCAGCTCATTGGATATTCGTACCGGGATTCGTACAGCTTCCACTGGGACTCACAGTTTAACAATGCGGAGATTGGAGCCGTCTCGAAGGAGCTACCACACATGGCCGCCCAGATGGTGACACGCATCCGCACCGATGGGCGGGTTAATTTTAAGAAGGACTGGAAGTTACTTACGATCACGATCGGTGGTAACGATATCTGTGCGTACGTGTGCACACTCAAAGATCCCGAATCGCTTCCGATGCAGCATCGAAGATCGCTGCTCAAGATGCTCCGGTATCTGCGTGATAATTTGCCCCGGACGCTGGTTAACATTGTGTCCGTACCGGACGTGTCGACGGTGGTTTCGATCAAGAAGAAGCCGATGATGTGCTGGATCCTGCACCATGCCGAGTGTCCGTGTTGGATCGGTCCACTGCACAACTCTACCAAAGAATCCAGAGCTAGGTAGGGCAGAGGGCGGGCAAGAATTTCTCAGGATGTGACACTAACCTTCAGCGTCTtaaccttcacacacacatagatggGCTCGAATACAGATGCAGTACCGAAAGGTAGAGGAGGAAGTCGCCATGCTGGACGAATTTCGTGGACTCGACGAGTTTGCCGTCGTACATCAGCCGTGGACGAGGAACCTTTCGGTAAGTTCTTCCCCTGCTCGGTATATCTCTTCAAGCTTCAAcctcgttttcttcttctctccctCAAACAAAACGCCAGCTCATGAAAGGAAATGAGGTCGACTACTCACTTCTCTCGTACGACTGCTTCCATATGAGTCAGAAAGGCCACGCGTAAGTACCACCGATTGTTTGGATTCCCGGATCCGCTAGCTCGTAATAGTAACATGGTccaataaaattgatttcctCCCGCTCAACTTTCACCCCCCCAAAAATCAGACAAGCGGCCGTCGCCTACTGGAACAATCTTTTGGAACCGCCGGGGAAAAAGAGTACGGGCTGGAAGCCAGGCATCGACGTCTTTCGTTGCCCTTCGAAGGAATCCCCGTATATCTACACCTACGACAACAGTTAGGCGGTAGTAACCCTAGGGGGAGGTTCCCTTAACTacacataacacacacacacactctcataTTGGGGGacatacatacaaaaaaacacacacatagggAAAGCACAAAAAGGGTTGTTTTAGGTTAAATAAAAGTCCGGTTCCGAAATCCAA from Anopheles stephensi strain Indian chromosome 2, UCI_ANSTEP_V1.0, whole genome shotgun sequence includes the following:
- the LOC118503553 gene encoding phospholipase B1, membrane-associated-like, which gives rise to MQLLGQTSSLSVLLVLLLLLCHENKFHRWKVNAAISAFQPTIFDNAQWRVIFHLYRNVTMMMAGRTGYKTSGKFLQKKIPDTVPFPCDVAVGRSPEPPTSVHKLRPGDINVVAAIGDSVITASGASATSFLQLYTENRGLSWCIGGQWGWRNATTLPNILKMFNPKLIGYSYRDSYSFHWDSQFNNAEIGAVSKELPHMAAQMVTRIRTDGRVNFKKDWKLLTITIGGNDICAYVCTLKDPESLPMQHRRSLLKMLRYLRDNLPRTLVNIVSVPDVSTVVSIKKKPMMCWILHHAECPCWIGPLHNSTKESRARWARIQMQYRKVEEEVAMLDEFRGLDEFAVVHQPWTRNLSLMKGNEVDYSLLSYDCFHMSQKGHAQAAVAYWNNLLEPPGKKSTGWKPGIDVFRCPSKESPYIYTYDNS